From a single Sparus aurata chromosome 13, fSpaAur1.1, whole genome shotgun sequence genomic region:
- the rabep1 gene encoding rab GTPase-binding effector protein 1 isoform X2: protein MAEQASGPPLSSQHDEVLQQESSLGQERTDFIRLKQQLEAEFNQKRAKFKELYLSKEVELKRQTVALEDAQSQLTSVQDQLNQARSEIETIKAVATVSENTKQEAIDQVRSQWQEEVASLQAIMKETVCEYEVQFHQRLEQERAQWNQYREAMEREVGELRRRLTEGQEEENLEDEMKKAQEDAEKLRSVVMPMEQEITALKMKLSTAEDRVKELEASKVKELNHVLEAEKSCRTDLEMYVAVLNTQKSVLQEDAEKLRKELHEVCHKLELERQQHNQLKHTWQRANDQFLESQRLLMRDMQRIESVLSSEQLRQVEEMKKKDQEEDEKERLSQVKELQEEDVGDNTEPLDDLFLGLSVDEAHANHSAHGSMHSLDTEVVAGGPSDPYKENLRRVQSTDSLGSSLSVQQGLGHNHKAKSASHLDESDFGPLVGADCGATDASFGETSSISSIKLTASHFLLTKDQEKAIKAMTPEQEETASLLSSISHAAADTAFLPPAGYRLVSDSEWNLLQQEVKNAGRKLGRRCDMCSNYEKQLQAIQGQEAETRDQVKKLQVMLRQANDQLERTMTEKQSLEDSVKAGNEETAAKVSGLLQRVQESESLLGALQQAFSEAKRSTQEQMVVLVKSREQVADELSRLQRDNESLQGKHRLHVELQQQEDFHMPSTVQDLQDLVLQLREDLVALRTSADHMEEKLKAEILFLKEQIQAEQCLKENLEDTLQLEIEGCKEEIASFSSLKTELERIKTENQQLQSSLTEKMETLEKLQELRTSLEQQLREITAAKSVLESQVFDERDKAQRLQTELDVSEQVQKDFVKLSQTLQVQLERIRQADSLDRIKVILNDTNLTDINQLPET from the exons ATGGCCGAGCAGGCCTCGGGCCCGCCGCTGTCGTCCCAACATGACG aggtgctgcagcaggagTCATCTCTGGGTCAGGAGAGGACCGACTTCATCAGACTGAAACAGCAGCTGGAGGCAGAGTTCAACCAGAAAAGAGCCAAGTTCAAAGAGCTTTACCTGAGCAAGGAAG TGGAGCTGAAGAGACAGACCGTGGCCCTGGAGGATGCTCAGTCTCAGCTGACCTCAGTCCAGGACCAGCTGAACCAGGCCCGATCTGAGATCGAGACCATCAAAGCGGTGGCCACGGTGTCAGAGAACACCAAACAGGAAGCCATCGACCAGGTCCGCAGCCAGTGGCAGGAGGAGGTGGCGTCTCTGCAGGCCATCATGAAAG AGACGGTGTGTGAGTATGAGGTCCAGTTCCACCAGCGCCTGGAGCAGGAGCGAGCCCAGTGGAACCAGTACAGAGAGGCCATGGAGAGGGAGGTGGGAGAGCTGAGGCGACGTCTCACCgaggggcaggaggaggagaacctGGAGGACGAGATGAAGAAA GCTCAGGAGGATGCAGAGAAGCTGCGGTCAGTGGTGATGCCCATGGAGCAGGAAATCACAGCTCTAAAGATGAAGCTGAGCACGGCCGAGGACAGAGTCAAGGAGCTGGAGGCCTCAAAG GTGAAGGAACTGAATCACGTCCTGGAGGCAGAGAAGTCGTGTCGTACAGACCTGGAGATGTATGTGGCTGTTTTAAACACTCAGAAGTCTGTGCTGCAGGAGGACGCTGAGAAACTACGCAAAGAGCTCCACGAAG tgtGTCACAAGCTGGAGTTGGAGCGTCAGCAGCACAACCAGCTGAAACACACGTGGCAGCGAGCAAACGATCAGTTCCTGGAGTCTCAACGGCTCCTCATGAGGGACATGCAGAGGATCGAGAGTGTGCTGTCATCTGAACAGCTGCGTcaggtggaggagatgaagaagaaggaccAG gaggaggatgagaaggagCGTCTGAGTCAGgtgaaggagctgcaggaggaggatgttGGAGACAACACGGAGCCTCTGGATGATCTTTTCCTTGGGCTGAGTGTCGATGAG GCCCATGCTAACCACAGTGCCCACGGTTCCATGCACTCTTTAGACACTGAGGTGGTGGCCGGGGGCCCCTCGGACCCCTACAAGGAGAACCTCCGCAGGGTCCAGTCCACAGACAGCCTCGGCTCCTCGCTGTCCGTCCAGCAGGGACTCGGACACAACCACAAAGCAAAGTCGGCAAGTCACCTGGACGAGTCGGACTTCGGGCCTCTGGTCGGGGCCGACTGCGGCGCCACAGATGCCAGCTTTGGAGAGACGTCGTCCATCAGCTCTATCAAGCTGACAGCAAGTCACTTCTTGCTGACTAAAGACCAGGAGAAGGCCATCAAGGCCATGACGCCAGAGCAGGAGGAGACTGCCTCACTGCTGTCCAGCATCTCACATGCCGCCGCAGACACCGCCTTCCTGCCGCCGGCTGGATACAGGCTTGTCAGCGACAGCGAGTGGaacctgctgcagcaggag GTGAAGAACGCCGGCAGGAAGTTGGGTCGACGTTGTGACATGTGCTCAAACTACGAGAAACAGCTGCAGGCCATCCAGGGACAAGAGGCTGAGACCAGAGACCag GtgaagaagctgcaggtgatgcTGCGTCAGGCCAACGATCAGCTGGAGAGGACGATGACGGAGAAACAGAGTCTGGAAGATTCAGTCAAAGCAGGAAACGAAGAGACTGCTGCCAAG gtGTCTGGTCTCCTGCAGAGGGTCCAGGAGTCAGAGAGTCTCCTTGGTGCTCTACAGCAGGCCTTCAGTGAAGCTAAGAGGAGCACACAGGAGCAGATG GTGGTGCTGGTAAAGTCGAGGGAGCAGGTGGCCGATGAGCTGAGTCGACTTCAGAGAGACAATGAGAGTCTGCAGGGAAAACACAGACTGCATGTAGAACTACAGCAACAAGAAGACTTCCACATGCCCAGcactgttcag GACCTCCAGGATCTGGTCCTCCAGCTGCGCGAGGACCTGGTGGCGTTGAGGACATCAGCTGACCACATGGAGGAGAAACTGAAGGCGGAGATCCTGTTCCTGAAGGAGCAGATCCAGGCAGAGCAGTGCCTGAAGGAGAACCTAGAGGACACGCTGCAACTGGAGATCGAGGGCTGCAAGGAGGAGATAG CTTCATTCTCCAGTCTGAAGACTGAGCTGGAGAGGATAAAGACAGAGAACCAACAG TTACAGAGCAGCCTAACAGAGAAGATGGAGACTCTGGAAAAGCTCCAGGAGCTGAGGACGAGTCTGGAGCAGCAGCTAAGAGAGATCACTGCTGCCAAG AGTGTGTTAGAGTCTCAGGTGTTTGATGAGAGAGATAAAGCTCAGCGGCTGCAGACGGAGCTGGACGTCAGTGAGCAGGTTCAGAAGGACTTCGTCAAACTGTCTCAGACCCTCCAG GTGCAGCTGGAGCGGATTCGACAGGCGGACTCGTTGGATCGAATCAAAGTGATCCTGAACGACACCAACCTGACTGACATCAACCAGCTTCCAGAGACATGA
- the rabep1 gene encoding rab GTPase-binding effector protein 1 isoform X1, translating to MAEQASGPPLSSQHDEVLQQESSLGQERTDFIRLKQQLEAEFNQKRAKFKELYLSKEVELKRQTVALEDAQSQLTSVQDQLNQARSEIETIKAVATVSENTKQEAIDQVRSQWQEEVASLQAIMKETVCEYEVQFHQRLEQERAQWNQYREAMEREVGELRRRLTEGQEEENLEDEMKKAQEDAEKLRSVVMPMEQEITALKMKLSTAEDRVKELEASKVKELNHVLEAEKSCRTDLEMYVAVLNTQKSVLQEDAEKLRKELHEVCHKLELERQQHNQLKHTWQRANDQFLESQRLLMRDMQRIESVLSSEQLRQVEEMKKKDQEEDEKERLSQVKELQEEDVGDNTEPLDDLFLGLSVDEAHANHSAHGSMHSLDTEVVAGGPSDPYKENLRRVQSTDSLGSSLSVQQGLGHNHKAKSASHLDESDFGPLVGADCGATDASFGETSSISSIKLTASHFLLTKDQEKAIKAMTPEQEETASLLSSISHAAADTAFLPPAGYRLVSDSEWNLLQQEVKNAGRKLGRRCDMCSNYEKQLQAIQGQEAETRDQVKKLQVMLRQANDQLERTMTEKQSLEDSVKAGNEETAAKVSGLLQRVQESESLLGALQQAFSEAKRSTQEQMVVLVKSREQVADELSRLQRDNESLQGKHRLHVELQQQEDFHMPSTVQDLQDLVLQLREDLVALRTSADHMEEKLKAEILFLKEQIQAEQCLKENLEDTLQLEIEGCKEEIDILEASFSSLKTELERIKTENQQLQSSLTEKMETLEKLQELRTSLEQQLREITAAKSVLESQVFDERDKAQRLQTELDVSEQVQKDFVKLSQTLQVQLERIRQADSLDRIKVILNDTNLTDINQLPET from the exons ATGGCCGAGCAGGCCTCGGGCCCGCCGCTGTCGTCCCAACATGACG aggtgctgcagcaggagTCATCTCTGGGTCAGGAGAGGACCGACTTCATCAGACTGAAACAGCAGCTGGAGGCAGAGTTCAACCAGAAAAGAGCCAAGTTCAAAGAGCTTTACCTGAGCAAGGAAG TGGAGCTGAAGAGACAGACCGTGGCCCTGGAGGATGCTCAGTCTCAGCTGACCTCAGTCCAGGACCAGCTGAACCAGGCCCGATCTGAGATCGAGACCATCAAAGCGGTGGCCACGGTGTCAGAGAACACCAAACAGGAAGCCATCGACCAGGTCCGCAGCCAGTGGCAGGAGGAGGTGGCGTCTCTGCAGGCCATCATGAAAG AGACGGTGTGTGAGTATGAGGTCCAGTTCCACCAGCGCCTGGAGCAGGAGCGAGCCCAGTGGAACCAGTACAGAGAGGCCATGGAGAGGGAGGTGGGAGAGCTGAGGCGACGTCTCACCgaggggcaggaggaggagaacctGGAGGACGAGATGAAGAAA GCTCAGGAGGATGCAGAGAAGCTGCGGTCAGTGGTGATGCCCATGGAGCAGGAAATCACAGCTCTAAAGATGAAGCTGAGCACGGCCGAGGACAGAGTCAAGGAGCTGGAGGCCTCAAAG GTGAAGGAACTGAATCACGTCCTGGAGGCAGAGAAGTCGTGTCGTACAGACCTGGAGATGTATGTGGCTGTTTTAAACACTCAGAAGTCTGTGCTGCAGGAGGACGCTGAGAAACTACGCAAAGAGCTCCACGAAG tgtGTCACAAGCTGGAGTTGGAGCGTCAGCAGCACAACCAGCTGAAACACACGTGGCAGCGAGCAAACGATCAGTTCCTGGAGTCTCAACGGCTCCTCATGAGGGACATGCAGAGGATCGAGAGTGTGCTGTCATCTGAACAGCTGCGTcaggtggaggagatgaagaagaaggaccAG gaggaggatgagaaggagCGTCTGAGTCAGgtgaaggagctgcaggaggaggatgttGGAGACAACACGGAGCCTCTGGATGATCTTTTCCTTGGGCTGAGTGTCGATGAG GCCCATGCTAACCACAGTGCCCACGGTTCCATGCACTCTTTAGACACTGAGGTGGTGGCCGGGGGCCCCTCGGACCCCTACAAGGAGAACCTCCGCAGGGTCCAGTCCACAGACAGCCTCGGCTCCTCGCTGTCCGTCCAGCAGGGACTCGGACACAACCACAAAGCAAAGTCGGCAAGTCACCTGGACGAGTCGGACTTCGGGCCTCTGGTCGGGGCCGACTGCGGCGCCACAGATGCCAGCTTTGGAGAGACGTCGTCCATCAGCTCTATCAAGCTGACAGCAAGTCACTTCTTGCTGACTAAAGACCAGGAGAAGGCCATCAAGGCCATGACGCCAGAGCAGGAGGAGACTGCCTCACTGCTGTCCAGCATCTCACATGCCGCCGCAGACACCGCCTTCCTGCCGCCGGCTGGATACAGGCTTGTCAGCGACAGCGAGTGGaacctgctgcagcaggag GTGAAGAACGCCGGCAGGAAGTTGGGTCGACGTTGTGACATGTGCTCAAACTACGAGAAACAGCTGCAGGCCATCCAGGGACAAGAGGCTGAGACCAGAGACCag GtgaagaagctgcaggtgatgcTGCGTCAGGCCAACGATCAGCTGGAGAGGACGATGACGGAGAAACAGAGTCTGGAAGATTCAGTCAAAGCAGGAAACGAAGAGACTGCTGCCAAG gtGTCTGGTCTCCTGCAGAGGGTCCAGGAGTCAGAGAGTCTCCTTGGTGCTCTACAGCAGGCCTTCAGTGAAGCTAAGAGGAGCACACAGGAGCAGATG GTGGTGCTGGTAAAGTCGAGGGAGCAGGTGGCCGATGAGCTGAGTCGACTTCAGAGAGACAATGAGAGTCTGCAGGGAAAACACAGACTGCATGTAGAACTACAGCAACAAGAAGACTTCCACATGCCCAGcactgttcag GACCTCCAGGATCTGGTCCTCCAGCTGCGCGAGGACCTGGTGGCGTTGAGGACATCAGCTGACCACATGGAGGAGAAACTGAAGGCGGAGATCCTGTTCCTGAAGGAGCAGATCCAGGCAGAGCAGTGCCTGAAGGAGAACCTAGAGGACACGCTGCAACTGGAGATCGAGGGCTGCAAGGAGGAGATAG ACATCTTGGAAG CTTCATTCTCCAGTCTGAAGACTGAGCTGGAGAGGATAAAGACAGAGAACCAACAG TTACAGAGCAGCCTAACAGAGAAGATGGAGACTCTGGAAAAGCTCCAGGAGCTGAGGACGAGTCTGGAGCAGCAGCTAAGAGAGATCACTGCTGCCAAG AGTGTGTTAGAGTCTCAGGTGTTTGATGAGAGAGATAAAGCTCAGCGGCTGCAGACGGAGCTGGACGTCAGTGAGCAGGTTCAGAAGGACTTCGTCAAACTGTCTCAGACCCTCCAG GTGCAGCTGGAGCGGATTCGACAGGCGGACTCGTTGGATCGAATCAAAGTGATCCTGAACGACACCAACCTGACTGACATCAACCAGCTTCCAGAGACATGA